One genomic window of Macadamia integrifolia cultivar HAES 741 unplaced genomic scaffold, SCU_Mint_v3 scaffold1294, whole genome shotgun sequence includes the following:
- the LOC122063324 gene encoding 30S ribosomal protein S17-like encodes MKPVVGTVVSNKMQKSVVVAVDRLFHHKLFNRYVKRTSKFMAHDEKDECNIGDKVRLDPSRPLSKHKHWVVAEILKKARIYIPPSAASPPSNSSSKSEVAAS; translated from the exons ATGAAGCCTGTTGTAGGGACGGTTGTCTCAAACAAGATGCAGAAGTCAGTGGTTGTGGCGGTTGATCGTCTGTTCCATCACAAGCTATTCAATCGTTATGTCAAAAGAACCAGCAAGTTCATGGCTCATGATGAAAAAGATGAATGCAACATTGGTGACAAA GTTAGGTTGGACCCTTCCAGGCCGTTGAGCAAACACAAACATTGGGTTGTTGCAGAGATTCTTAAGAAAGCACGTATCTACATTCCACCCTCAGCTGCATCTCCTCCCTCTAATTCAAGCAGCAAGTCTGAAGTAGCCGCTTCTTAA